In Zingiber officinale cultivar Zhangliang chromosome 1A, Zo_v1.1, whole genome shotgun sequence, a genomic segment contains:
- the LOC122038010 gene encoding probable BOI-related E3 ubiquitin-protein ligase 3 isoform X1 codes for MSLFPQQHDLHLQQQQQQQSIPFSRNFVPISGQISDPISFFNTGSFPDPPHPSVVNALGLAPGAAVAADGWEPRAKRLKEYDLLENSHITSIDFLQMGSVSTGLGLSLDDRRAAVSSGEPPLLLLPMVDEGILRDAQSMEADMDRFIKIEGERLRQSILEKIQAKQFQTLALVEDMIHRKIREKDSEVENLNKRNMELEEQMKQLATEVDAWQQRAKYNENLVNLLKYNLEQLHAQNRNNKEGCGDSEVDDTTSCCNGGIGLQLMLKENIDSKEIACKVCRGNEACMLLLPCQHLCLCKECESKLSFCPLCQSSKLIGMEILSLVNLCCLIW; via the exons ATGTCGCTCTTCCCGCAGCAGCACGACCTCCATCTCCAGCAGCAACAGCAGCAGCAATCCATTCCCTTCAG CAGAAATTTTGTGCCGATTTCTGGACAAATCTCCGATCCAATCTCCTTTTTCAACACCGGAAGCTTCCCCGACCCTCCTCATCCGTCCG TTGTAAATGCCCTGGGACTTGCTCCTGGCGCGGCTGTAGCGGCGGACGGATGGGAGCCAAGAGCGAAGCGTCTTAAGGAGTATGATTTGCTAGAGAACTCGCACATAACGTCCATCGATTTTTTGCAGATGGGTTCGGTTTCCACAGGGCTAGGATTGTCTTTGGACGACCGGAGGGCGGCGGTTTCTTCTGGGGAGCCTCCGCTATTGTTGCTACCTATGGTTGATGAGGGTATCCTTCGCGACGCGCAGAGTATGGAAGCTGATATGGACCGCTTTATCAAGATTGAG GGTGAACGTTTAAGGCAATCAATTTTGGAGAAGATTCAAGCAAAACAATTTCAAACACTTGCACTGGTTGAGGATATGATCCACAGAAAAATAAGAGAGAAAGATTCAGAAGTGGAGAATTTGAACAAGAGGAACATGGAACTCGAGGAACAGATGAAGCAGTTGGCAACCGAAGTAGACGCCTGGCAGCAACGGGCGAAGTACAACGAGAACTTGGTTAACTTGCTCAAGTATAATCTGGAGCAACTTCATGCTCAGAACAGGAACAACAAAGAAGGTTGTGGTGATAGTGAGGTTGACGACACGACCTCTTGCTGCAATGGCGGCATTGGTTTGCAACTCATGTTAAAGGAAAACATCGACTCAAAGGAGATTGCTTGTAAGGTTTGTAGAGGTAACGAAGCGTGCATGCTCTTATTGCCATGTCAACATCTTTGCCTGTGCAAAGAGTGCGAGAGCAAACTCAGTTTCTGTCCACTGTGTCAGTCTTCAAAGCTGATCGGCATGGAGATTTTATCTCTAGTGAATCTTTGCTGCCTTATTTGGTGA
- the LOC122038010 gene encoding probable BOI-related E3 ubiquitin-protein ligase 3 isoform X2 produces the protein MSLFPQQHDLHLQQQQQQQSIPFRNFVPISGQISDPISFFNTGSFPDPPHPSVVNALGLAPGAAVAADGWEPRAKRLKEYDLLENSHITSIDFLQMGSVSTGLGLSLDDRRAAVSSGEPPLLLLPMVDEGILRDAQSMEADMDRFIKIEGERLRQSILEKIQAKQFQTLALVEDMIHRKIREKDSEVENLNKRNMELEEQMKQLATEVDAWQQRAKYNENLVNLLKYNLEQLHAQNRNNKEGCGDSEVDDTTSCCNGGIGLQLMLKENIDSKEIACKVCRGNEACMLLLPCQHLCLCKECESKLSFCPLCQSSKLIGMEILSLVNLCCLIW, from the exons ATGTCGCTCTTCCCGCAGCAGCACGACCTCCATCTCCAGCAGCAACAGCAGCAGCAATCCATTCCCTTCAG AAATTTTGTGCCGATTTCTGGACAAATCTCCGATCCAATCTCCTTTTTCAACACCGGAAGCTTCCCCGACCCTCCTCATCCGTCCG TTGTAAATGCCCTGGGACTTGCTCCTGGCGCGGCTGTAGCGGCGGACGGATGGGAGCCAAGAGCGAAGCGTCTTAAGGAGTATGATTTGCTAGAGAACTCGCACATAACGTCCATCGATTTTTTGCAGATGGGTTCGGTTTCCACAGGGCTAGGATTGTCTTTGGACGACCGGAGGGCGGCGGTTTCTTCTGGGGAGCCTCCGCTATTGTTGCTACCTATGGTTGATGAGGGTATCCTTCGCGACGCGCAGAGTATGGAAGCTGATATGGACCGCTTTATCAAGATTGAG GGTGAACGTTTAAGGCAATCAATTTTGGAGAAGATTCAAGCAAAACAATTTCAAACACTTGCACTGGTTGAGGATATGATCCACAGAAAAATAAGAGAGAAAGATTCAGAAGTGGAGAATTTGAACAAGAGGAACATGGAACTCGAGGAACAGATGAAGCAGTTGGCAACCGAAGTAGACGCCTGGCAGCAACGGGCGAAGTACAACGAGAACTTGGTTAACTTGCTCAAGTATAATCTGGAGCAACTTCATGCTCAGAACAGGAACAACAAAGAAGGTTGTGGTGATAGTGAGGTTGACGACACGACCTCTTGCTGCAATGGCGGCATTGGTTTGCAACTCATGTTAAAGGAAAACATCGACTCAAAGGAGATTGCTTGTAAGGTTTGTAGAGGTAACGAAGCGTGCATGCTCTTATTGCCATGTCAACATCTTTGCCTGTGCAAAGAGTGCGAGAGCAAACTCAGTTTCTGTCCACTGTGTCAGTCTTCAAAGCTGATCGGCATGGAGATTTTATCTCTAGTGAATCTTTGCTGCCTTATTTGGTGA
- the LOC122038008 gene encoding putative pentatricopeptide repeat-containing protein At3g01580 gives MLPCNALLVSFFSSSPLPAPSNPARSLVLFRAELLRLFPLCSSLFSVKKLHARFVVAGLLKDSTFAIETIRKYLLFDQPRLALPVFEAAENSSLYLQNLVLRCLSDNGFHRDLLSFYSQKQHSRRRLRSDEFTFPFVIKACTAVSNTRMGKEVHCVVLRSGYGANLVVQTALVDMYAKTGCVKLSRRVFDEMPDRDLISWNALLSGYSSNGLERESFEAFRQMQAEGWKPNSSTFLGIIPLCRSYETPKAGELIHALALKYGAFSGEALVPTLISMYAGFENLAAARLLFESLPSKDHVAWNAMISAYSQNDKWEESLQVFRLMHHSNEKPNSVTLISVLAACTNFCATCHGECIHAIGIQSGIADKVLVTAALVSMYARHGKIDSAEYLFYFSPLKSLLLWNSLISGYLSNGLSNKGLSAFHDMLFDNAFPDSISIINAISGCTMSKDLCRGKSAHAYIIRNGFDSNTKVMNALLALYCDCGQLSTSLKLFYRIHARSVISWNTLIGGFSKTGDTESCITLFHMMGQEGVRFDLVTLIGIVSSFYIAEDAACGMFFHSLAIKTGCSSDTSLTNALMSMYMSFSEVEAANTLFHTLSSKDVVTWNTLITGYRNVNLFEEVMLLFEQMNIYSQRPNSVTFLNVLPACHSLLQGKSIHAYAIRNFSDIESTLHTATMMMHARFENYHYCRLLFETIDKTNVVAWNTIMSVYIQANHAEAAICSFRNMLLMQLKPDTVTMLNLASASAQIGSLDLAQCVTSIAIHMGLDSHTTIVNCLINMFARCGSVMIARELFDGLKEKDSITWSVMINGYGIHGDGKAALGLFSEMKEAGLEPDDITFMSLLSACSHAGLVEQARTYFKSMIEHHGITPRMEHYACIIDLFGRTGHLDEAYDVVKNLPFEPSASLLESLLGACQSHGNAEIGEAIGKLLIDAIPYKPTPYVMLSNIYAAAGQWIDYGMVRWEMELKRIKKEAGVSLVEII, from the coding sequence ATGCTCCCGTGCAACGCTCTCCTTGtatctttcttctcctcttcgCCCTTACCTGCACCATCGAATCCTGCTCGATCTCTCGTTCTCTTCCGTGCGGAACTCCTTCGCCTATTCCCATTATGCAGCTCCCTGTTCTCTGTCAAGAAGCTCCATGCCCGCTTCGTCGTCGCCGGGCTCCTCAAAGATTCCACTTTTGCCATCGAAACCATCAGAAAATACCTCCTTTTCGACCAGCCAAGACTCGCGCTTCCAGTCTTCGAAGCGGCTGAAAACTCCTCGCTATACTTGCAGAATCTAGTGCTCCGGTGCCTCTCGGATAATGGCTTCCACCGAGACCTGCTGTCCTTCTATTCGCAGAAGCAGCATTCGCGTCGACGCCTCCGCTCCGATGAGTTCACTTTCCCATTCGTGATCAAGGCTTGTACCGCAGTTTCGAATACTCGAATGGGGAAGGAGGTTCATTGTGTGGTTCTGAGGTCTGGATACGGAGCCAATCTGGTTGTGCAGACTGCTCTTGTTGACATGTATGCGAAAACTGGTTGCGTTAAGTTGTCAAGGAGGGTTTTTGATGAAATGCCTGATAGAGATTTGATTTCTTGGAATGCGTTATTATCAGGTTATTCTTCGAATGGACTTGAGCGAGAGTCTTTTGAAGCATTTCGGCAGATGCAAGCGGAGGGTTGGAAGCCAAATTCAAGCACGTTTCTTGGCATCATCCCTTTGTGCAGAAGTTACGAGACGCCCAAGGCAGGTGAGCTGATACATGCTCTTGCTCTAAAATATGGGGCTTTCAGTGGCGAGGCATTGGTGCCTACTCTCATTTCGATGTATGCTGGATTCGAGAATCTAGCAGCAGCCAGACTGCTATTTGAATCACTGCCCTCAAAAGATCATGTTGCTTGGAATGCTATGATTTCAGCGTATTCACAGAATGACAAATGGGAGGAATCCTTGCAAGTTTTCCGGCTCATGCACCACAGCAATGAAAAGCCGAATTCTGTGACACTAATCTCTGTTCTTGCTGCTTGCACTAATTTCTGTGCTACCTGTCATGGCGAGTGCATCCATGCTATTGGGATACAATCTGGCATTGCGGATAAGGTTCTTGTTACAGCTGCCCTTGTCTCAATGTATGCTAGGCATGGAAAAATTGATTCAGCAGAGTATCTATTCTACTTTTCACCATTGAAGTCCTTACTTCTATGGAATTCCTTGATATCAGGCTATCTTTCGAATGGTCTATCCAACAAAGGATTGAGTGCATTCCATGACATGCTTTTTGATAATGCATTTCCGGATTCGATCTCTATAATCAATGCCATTTCTGGCTGCACAATGTCTAAAGACTTGTGCCGTGGTAAATCTGCACATGCATATATTATCAGAAATGGATTTGATTCAAACACCAAGGTGATGAATGCACTCTTGGCTCTATACTGTGATTGCGGCCAGCTCTCTACTTCTCTGAAGTTATTTTACCGAATTCATGCACGTAGCGTAATCTCTTGGAATACTTTGATAGGTGGGTTTTCTAAGACTGGAGATACAGAATCTTGCATAACCTTGTTTCACATGATGGGTCAGGAAGGTGTTAGGTTTGACCTGGTCACATTGATCGGTATTGTTTCTAGCTTCTACATCGCTGAGGATGCTGCATGTGGAATGTTCTTTCATTCCTTAGCAATTAAAACTGGATGCAGTTCAGATACATCTCTTACTAATGCCCTTATGAGTATGTATATGAGTTTTAGTGAAGTTGAGGCTGCTAACACACTTTTTCATACCTTGTCCTCCAAAGATGTTGTCACTTGGAACACTTTGATAACAGGATACCGTAACGTTAACTTATTTGAGGAAGTCATGCTCCTTTTTGAGCAAATGAATATTTATAGTCAGAGGCCAAATTCTGTAACTTTTTTGAATGTATTGCCTGCATGTCACAGCTTGTTGCAAGGTAAGTCGATCCATGCTTACGCTATTAGAAACTTTTCTGATATAGAGTCTACTCTCCATACAGCAACCAtgatgatgcatgctagatttgAAAATTATCATTATTGCCGCTTGCTCTTTGAGACAATAGATAAAACAAATGTTGTTGCTTGGAACACAATTATGTCTGTATACATCCAAGCTAATCATGCAGAAGCAGCAATCTGTTCTTTCAGAAATATGCTTTTGATGCAGCTGAAGCCCGATACCGTGACAATGCTGAATTTGGCTTCCGCATCTGCTCAGATAGGATCTCTTGATCTGGCACAATGTGTGACTAGTATAGCCATTCACATGGGTCTTGACAGCCACACCACCATAGTCAATTGCCTCATCAACATGTTTGCGAGGTGTGGAAGCGTAATGATTGCAAGAGAGCTCTTTGATGGGTTGAAAGAAAAGGACTCCATCACTTGGAGTGTGATGATAAATGGATATGGGATACATGGTGATGGTAAAGCTGCATTAGGTCTATTCTCAGAGATGAAGGAAGCTGGTTTGGAACCAGATGATATTACTTTCATGAGTCTTTTGTCTGCTTGCAGTCATGCTGGTCTTGTCGAGCAGGCAAGAACATACTTCAAATCAATGATAGAACACCATGGAATTACACCAAGGATGGAGCATTATGCTTGTATCATAGACCTATTTGGGAGGACCGGGCACTTGGATGAAGCCTATGATGTTGTAAAGAACCTGCCATTTGAGCCTTCCGCAAGCTTGCTGGAGTCACTGCTTGGAGCTTGTCAAAGCCATGGCAATGCTGAAATTGGAGAAGCCATTGGCAAGTTACTGATCGATGCCATTCCGTATAAACCTACTCCATATGTGATGCTATCTAACATCTATGCTGCAGCTGGGCAATGGATAGATTATGGAATGGTAAGGTGGGAGATGGAGCTCAAACGTATTAAGAAAGAAGCAGGAGTTAGTCTTGTTGAGATAATATAG
- the LOC122038009 gene encoding pentatricopeptide repeat-containing protein At5g39350-like — protein MPWQTPILSSSSLRSLLNATKSLPQIAQIHQHLAACGLYADPSVATKLLQLYADAGDLPSALRLFAVIPSPSVFAWTPILALLSRSSLHRRCLSSYRSMRSAAVAPDGYVFPLVLRSAASAHGQSRHLAAFHAEAFKFAAEAVLSVTSALIDAYSKAGDLISARRAFDVAGARDLLSWNCIIAAHASVGLLKEALALLDFMISDGCDPDLVTWNTLMDGYCRAGRCAEARAILHQLARPNAISWTTVIVGYARSGNHEASLEIFSRMMHAGSVLPDLDTLSCAAASCRHVADVSAGRAVHAYGVKTNDVGAFYGSAGAALLLLYAGSSRTAAARSVFELMDPTDVVTWNAVVQGLALCGRRLAALEHFRVMMSRGIGWNHATLSNLLPLCDLKHGEEVHAHVIKHNNGGCIVTEMNALIDMYARSGCIRAARRVFSSMDGKDVATWNTMISGFGSHGLGEQAIELVTRMVQLGFKPNAMTLTSTLMACAQCGLVDEGIELFGTMPREFRFSPGEEHYACAVDMLARAGQFTEAGRLAGKMPTARVWGVMLASCRTHQNVEFGRMAFEELVRLEPGNPGNYVTMSNIYARAGRWNDAERVRGMMEKEELMKKPSGHSWIEVA, from the coding sequence ATGCCATGGCAGACGCCGATTCTGTCCTCCTCCTCCCTCCGATCCCTTCTCAACGCCACCAAATCCCTCCCTCAGATTGCCCAGATCCACCAGCACCTCGCAGCCTGTGGCCTTTACGCAGATCCATCCGTCGCCACGAAGCTCCTCCAGCTCTATGCCGACGCTGGCGACCTCCCGTCCGCACTCCGCCTCTTCGCTGTCATCCCCTCCCCTTCCGTCTTCGCATGGACGCCCATCCTCGCCCTCCTCTCCCGCTCCTCCCTCCATCGTCGTTGCCTTTCGTCCTACCGCTCTATGCGTTCCGCCGCAGTCGCCCCCGATGGCTATGTCTTCCCCCTCGTCCTCCGCTCAGCCGCCTCCGCCCACGGCCAGAGCCGCCACCTTGCCGCCTTCCACGCTGAGGCATTCAAGTTCGCCGCGGAAGCCGTTCTCTCCGTCACCAGCGCCCTGATCGACGCCTACTCCAAAGCCGGCGACCTCATTTCCGCCCGCCGCGCCTTCGACGTCGCGGGGGCCCGCGATCTCCTCTCCTGGAACTGCATCATCGCGGCCCACGCTTCCGTGGGCCTGCTCAAGGAAGCACTGGCCCTGCTCGACTTCATGATATCAGACGGCTGCGATCCCGACCTGGTGACGTGGAACACCTTGATGGACGGCTACTGCCGTGCCGGCCGTTGCGCCGAGGCCCGTGCAATCCTCCACCAGCTTGCCCGGCCCAACGCGATATCGTGGACGACGGTGATCGTGGGCTACGCCCGCAGCGGGAATCACGAGGCATCTCTGGAGATCTTCAGCCGCATGATGCACGCAGGGAGTGTCCTGCCGGACCTGGATACCTTATCCTGCGCGGCCGCCTCCTGTCGCCACGTGGCAGACGTGTCGGCAGGCCGGGCGGTGCACGCTTACGGGGTGAAGACGAACGACGTCGGCGCATTCTACGGCTCCGCTGGAGCAGCGCTGCTCTTGTTGTACGCCGGGAGCAGTCGGACGGCGGCGGCGAGATCGGTGTTCGAGTTGATGGATCCCACGGATGTGGTGACGTGGAACGCCGTGGTCCAAGGGTTGGCTCTATGTGGACGGCGCTTGGCGGCGCTGGAGCACTTTAGGGTGATGATGTCACGAGGCATAGGATGGAATCACGCCACgctgtccaatttgcttcccttGTGCGACTTGAAGCACGGGGAGGAAGTCCACGCTCATGTCATCAAGCACAATAATGGAGGATGCATCGTAACTGAGATGAACGCACTGATCGATATGTATGCGAGATCGGGATGCATTCGGGCCGCACGCAGAGTGTTCTCGAGCATGGACGGCAAGGATGTGGCGACGTGGAACACAATGATCAGCGGGTTCGGGTCCCACGGGTTGGGGGAGCAAGCGATCGAGCTTGTGACCCGCATGGTTCAGCTCGGGTTCAAACCGAATGCGATGACATTGACCAGCACGCTTATGGCATGTGCCCAATGTGGGCTAGTCGATGAGGGGATTGAGCTCTTTGGGACCATGCCTCGGGAATTTCGATTTTCACCAGGTGAGGAGCATTATGCTTGTGCAGTGGATATGCTTGCTCGGGCTGGACAGTTCACTGAGGCCGGTAGACTGGCTGGAAAAATGCCGACGGCAAGGGTATGGGGGGTGATGCTAGCGTCGTGCCGGACACATCAAAATGTGGAGTTTGGCAGGATGGCTTTTGAGGAACTTGTCCGATTGGAACCAGGAAACCCGGGGAATTATGTCACAATGTCGAATATATATGCGAGAGCAGGTAGGTGGAATGATGCTGAGAGGGTGAGGGGGATGATGGAGAAGGAAGAGTTGATGAAGAAGCCATCTGGGCATAGTTGGATTGAGGTAGCTTGA
- the LOC122038006 gene encoding pentatricopeptide repeat-containing protein At4g31070, mitochondrial-like, which yields MLPCNALLVSFFSSSPLPAPSNPARSLVLFRADLLRLFPLCSSLLSVKKLHARFVVAGLLKDSTFAIETIRKYLLFDRPGLALPVFEAVENTSLYLQNLVLRCLSDNGFHRDLLSFYSQKQHSRRRLRSDEFTFPFVIKACTAVSNTRMGKEVHCVVLRSGYGANLVVQTALVDMYAKTGCVKLSRRVFDEMPDRDLISWNALLSGYSSNGLEREAFEAFRQMQAEGWKPNSSTFLGIIPLCRSYETPKAGELIHALALKYGAFSGEALAPTLISMYAGFENLAAARLLFESLPSKDPVAWNAMISAYSQNDKWEESLQVFRLMHNSNEKPNSVTLISVLAACTNIYTTCHGECIHAIGIQSGIADKVPVTAALVSMYARHGKMCSAEYLFYFSPLKSLLLWNSLISGYLSNGLSNKGLSAFHDMLFDNAFPDSISIINAISGCTMSKDLCRGKSAHAYIIRNGFDSNTKVMNALLALYCDCGQLSTSLKLFYRIHARSVISWNTLIGGFSKTGDTESSITLFHMMGQEGVRFDLVTLIGIVSSFYIAEDAACGMFFHALAIKTGCSSDTSLTNALMSMYMSFSEVEAANTLFHTLSSKDVVTWNTLITGYRNVNLFEEVMLLFEQMNIYSQRPNSVTFLNVLPACHSLLQGKSIHAYAIRNFSDIESTLHTATMMMYARFENYHYCRLLFETIDKTNVVAWNTIMSVYIQANHAEAAICSFSNMLLMQLKPDTVTMLNLASASAQIGSLDLAQCVTSIAIRMGLDSHTTIVNCLINMFARCGSVMTARELFDGLKEKDSITWSVMINGYGIHGDGKAALGLFSEMKEAGLEPDDIAFMSLLSACSHAGLVEQARTYFKSMIEHHGIIPRMEHYACIIDLFGRTGHLDEAYDVVKNLPFEPSASLLESLLGACQSHGNAEIGEAIGKLLIDAIPYRPTPYVMLSNIYAAAGQWTDYGMVRWEMELKRVKKEAGVSLVEII from the coding sequence ATGCTCCCGTGCAACGCTCTCCTTGtatctttcttctcctcttcgCCCTTACCTGCACCATCGAATCCTGCTCGATCTCTCGTTCTCTTTCGTGCGGATCTCCTTCGCCTATTCCCATTATGCAGCTCCCTGCTCTCTGTCAAGAAGCTCCATGCCCGCTTCGTCGTCGCCGGGCTCCTCAAAGATTCCACTTTTGCCATCGAAACCATCAGAAAATACCTCCTTTTCGACCGGCCAGGACTCGCGCTTCCAGTCTTCGAAGCGGTTGAAAACACCTCGCTATACTTGCAGAATCTAGTGCTCCGTTGCCTCTCGGATAATGGCTTCCACCGAGACCTGCTGTCCTTCTATTCGCAGAAGCAGCATTCGCGTCGACGCCTCCGCTCCGATGAGTTCACTTTCCCATTCGTGATCAAGGCTTGCACCGCAGTTTCGAATACTCGAATGGGGAAGGAGGTTCATTGTGTGGTTCTGAGGTCTGGATACGGAGCCAATCTGGTGGTGCAGACTGCTCTTGTCGACATGTATGCGAAAACTGGTTGCGTTAAGTTGTCAAGGAGGGTTTTTGATGAAATGCCTGATAGAGATTTGATTTCTTGGAATGCGTTATTGTCAGGTTATTCTTCGAATGGACTTGAGCGAGAGGCTTTTGAAGCATTTCGGCAGATGCAAGCGGAGGGTTGGAAGCCAAATTCAAGCACGTTTCTTGGCATCATCCCTTTGTGCAGAAGTTACGAGACGCCCAAGGCAGGTGAGCTGATACATGCTCTTGCTCTAAAATATGGGGCTTTCAGTGGCGAGGCATTGGCGCCTACTCTCATTTCGATGTATGCTGGATTCGAGAATCTAGCAGCAGCCAGACTGCTATTTGAATCACTGCCCTCAAAAGATCCTGTTGCTTGGAATGCTATGATTTCAGCGTATTCACAGAATGACAAATGGGAGGAGTCCTTGCAAGTTTTCCGGCTCATGCACAACAGCAATGAAAAGCCGAACTCTGTGACACTAATCTCTGTTCTTGCTGCTTGCACTAATATCTATACTACTTGTCATGGCGAGTGCATCCATGCTATTGGGATACAATCTGGCATTGCGGATAAGGTTCCTGTTACAGCTGCACTTGTCTCAATGTATGCTAGGCATGGAAAAATGTGTTCAGCAGAGTATCTATTCTACTTTTCACCATTGAAGTCCTTACTTCTATGGAATTCCTTGATATCAGGCTATCTTTCGAATGGTCTATCCAACAAAGGATTGAGTGCATTCCATGACATGCTTTTTGATAATGCATTTCCGGATTCGATCTCTATAATCAATGCCATTTCTGGATGCACAATGTCTAAAGACTTGTGCCGTGGTAAATCTGCACATGCATATATTATCAGAAATGGATTTGATTCAAACACCAAGGTGATGAATGCACTCTTGGCTCTATACTGTGATTGCGGCCAGCTCTCTACTTCTCTGAAGTTATTTTACCGAATTCATGCACGTAGCGTAATCTCTTGGAATACTTTGATAGGTGGGTTTTCTAAGACTGGAGATACAGAATCTTCCATAACCTTGTTTCACATGATGGGCCAGGAAGGTGTTAGGTTTGACCTGGTCACATTGATTGGTATTGTTTCTAGCTTCTACATCGCTGAGGATGCTGCATGTGGAATGTTCTTTCATGCCTTAGCAATTAAAACTGGATGCAGTTCAGATACATCTCTTACTAATGCCCTTATGAGTATGTATATGAGTTTTAGTGAAGTTGAGGCTGCTAACACACTTTTTCATACCTTGTCCTCCAAAGATGTTGTCACTTGGAACACTTTGATAACAGGATACCGTAACGTTAACTTATTTGAGGAAGTCATGCTCCTTTTTGAGCAAATGAATATTTATAGTCAGAGGCCAAATTCTGTAACTTTTTTGAATGTATTGCCTGCATGTCACAGCTTGTTGCAAGGTAAGTCGATTCATGCTTACGCTATTAGAAACTTTTCTGATATAGAGTCTACCCTCCATacagcaaccatgatgatgtatGCTAGATTTGAAAATTATCATTATTGCCGCCTGCTCTTTGAGACAATAGATAAAACAAATGTTGTTGCTTGGAACACAATTATGTCTGTATACATCCAAGCTAATCATGCAGAAGCAGCAATCTGTTCTTTCAGCAATATGCTTTTGATGCAGCTGAAGCCCGATACTGTGACAATGTTGAATTTGGCTTCCGCATCTGCTCAGATAGGATCTCTTGATCTGGCACAATGTGTGACTAGTATAGCCATTCGCATGGGTCTTGACAGCCACACCACCATAGTCAATTGCCTCATCAACATGTTTGCGAGGTGTGGAAGCGTAATGACTGCAAGAGAGCTCTTTGATGGGTTGAAAGAAAAGGACTCCATCACTTGGAGTGTGATGATAAATGGATATGGGATACATGGTGATGGTAAAGCTGCATTAGGTCTATTCTCTGAGATGAAAGAAGCTGGTTTGGAACCAGATGATATTGCTTTCATGAGTCTTTTGTCTGCTTGCAGTCATGCTGGTCTTGTCGAGCAGGCAAGAACATACTTCAAATCAATGATAGAACACCATGGAATTATACCAAGGATGGAGCATTATGCTTGTATCATAGACCTATTTGGGAGGACCGGGCATTTGGATGAAGCCTATGATGTTGTAAAGAACCTGCCATTTGAGCCTTCCGCAAGCTTGCTGGAGTCACTGCTTGGAGCTTGTCAAAGCCATGGCAATGCTGAAATTGGAGAAGCCATTGGCAAGTTACTGATCGATGCCATTCCTTATAGACCAACTCCATATGTGATGCTATCTAACATCTATGCTGCAGCTGGGCAATGGACAGATTATGGAATGGTAAGGTGGGAGATGGAGCTCAAACGTGTTAAGAAAGAAGCAGGAGTTAGTCTTGTTGAGATAATATAG
- the LOC122038011 gene encoding dolichyl-diphosphooligosaccharide--protein glycosyltransferase subunit 4A has protein sequence MIDDQDLGFFANFLGIFIFVLVIAYHYVMADPKYEGN, from the coding sequence atgatTGACGATCAAGACTTGGGGTTCTTTGCCAATTTTCTTGGCATCTTTATATTTGTCTTGGTGATCGCTTATCACTATGTAATGGCAGACCCAAAGTATGAAGGAAACTAG